A region of the Paenibacillus sp. J23TS9 genome:
CTCTTCGGCTACGATGAGCTTGAGCTCCTTCTCCCGCAGCAGCCTGGCATCTCCAGCACCGATATGGCTGTCCGTAATCACGACATCAATCTCTTCCCATCCGGCAACATGGGTAAAGGCCTGTACCCCGATTTTACTGGCATCGGCTAATATATACACGCTGGCGGCCTGCTTGATCAGCTTATGCTTGACCATCGCCTGCAGCTCGTTCGATTCACTAATCCCCCGCTCCGGATGAACACCTTTGCAGGATACGAAAGCTTTATCGACATAATAGGCTTCCAGGCTTCGCTCAGCCATCGGCCCGACATAAGAGAGGGATTTGGAAGCCAAGCTGCCCCCGGTCGAGATTACTTCTATCTTCTCCTTCGATGATAGCTCCAGCGCGACCTTAATGGAATTGGTCAAAACCGTAAGTGGAATATCCGGCAGTATAGAGGCCATATACCAAGCCGTCGAGCTGGCATCCAGCGCAATCCGGTCATATGGCTCGATTAATGCAACCGCCGCTCTCGCGATCCGCTTCTTCTCCTCCTGATGCATCACTTCACGCTCAAAATAAGGCGTTTCCGCCTGCGCCTCTTTAACACTGACGGCACCGCCATGGCTGCGGCGAACCTTGCCCTGCTGCTCCAAGCGGTCCAGGTCGCGGCGGATCGTCTCTTCGGTTACTCCGCACAGCTCGCTGAGCTCGGAGACACGGATACTTCCCCGCTCATTCACAAGTCCCACGATTTTATCGTATCTTTCCGCAACTAACATAGCTACCCTCTTTCATAGCCAGCCTTTCATCTGCCAGCCGGTATATTCCCATTATAAGAAAAATTGTTATCGACGTAAATTCTCAGATGTCAGACCGCATTTAGATGAAAATTTTCTTGCGATAACAGGATGTATATCTCAGATGTACATGCTTCCTGTTATCTAAAGAAAAATTTTTATCGACGTATTTCTCAAGATTCAGACCGTTTAAGTAAAAAGAGCCCGCTGTCGGCGCCTGGCGCCAAATACAGCGGGCAGAACCCTTTATCCGACGATCAGGGCAAATGCCACGCCCGGACCGTGAACACCGATAGTCAAATCATTCTCAATATCCGATGACCGGCTTGGACCCGATATGAAATGAACGCCTGCGGGAAACTGCTCGCCGGGTACCGAAGCGATACGGCTCATGACCTCCCCAAGACGGGTGTGCATGCGATCTGCCTGAATGACGGCAATCAGAATATTAGGCAGCAGCGAGACCGACCGACCCTTTTCGGAAGAGGAGGTAACGACAATCGACCCCGTATAGGCTACGGCGAAATCTGCCAAGACAATTCCGGCATCCGCCTGTTCGGCTGTCCGCAAGGAATCTTCAGCTTCCAGACCATCCCAGGCAGCATCCCGCAGTTCTGGCAGCTGCTCCTCCAAACCGAGCTGCTCCAGCTCAGGCAGGTTCTGCCGGATCGTGGACCCCGCATTCAGTTCTCTGAGAATACGGGCAATCACTTCAGGCAAATCAGACATCGCGGCTAACCTTTCGGTAAAACCTCCGGCTGCTTGCCAGTTGTCCATAAAGCGGGCGATTTGCTCCTCACGTCCAAGCTCGTAAGAGGTCCAGAACTCCGGCGCTCCCCGAAACGGATGCTCCGGAGCCGGGCTGATGGCGGAACGCCCCAGCCTGGTGGCAATATTCCCGATAAACAGCTTCTCTGCCGCCTGCGATTCTCTGCTTAGCTTCGACAGAAATTCCGGATCGGATTTACTCATGCGTGACCTCCTCCCTTCTTACGCGCCTGAACTATCTCTTCCATTCGCGCTTCCATTTCAGATGGCATAGGCTGAATCGATCTTTCGATCTCGGCCGACAGACCGGGCCACTGCTCACGGAATGAACGCTTCGGCAGTGCTGGAATATGCCGGTATGCTGTCCAGCCCTTCAGCGGACCGAGCTGTGAGCGGATATAACCATCCCGTACAATAAGCTTTTGTCCAATTTGACCTGCCTTTACCGCTTTCCGGAACAGCTTATGGCTCCCCATCAGCATTTTGAAGCCCTTCATCGCCATTTTCTCGCCAGCTGCTGTATATCCCCGTTCTACTTTGCGGTTGCGCAAATAGACGAGCATATCATGCAGAGGAATTTTGACGGGACAAGCCTCATAACAGGCACCGCAAAGACTGGATGCATTGGCAACATCATGCCATTCCTGCGTATTCTTATTCAATGCCGGCGTGAGCACCGCACCGATTGGGCCGCTGTAGGTTCCTGGATAGGAATGTCCTCCAATATGACGATACACCGGGCAAGCGTTCAGGCAGGCTCCGCAGCGGATACAGTTCAGCAGTTCCTGAAATTCCGGATCTCCCAGCTGCAGTGAACGCCCGTTATCTACAATGATAATATGCATTTCCTCCGGGCCGTCTCCGTCATGCTCGCGTCTTGGTCCCGTAATGCCAGACATATAGACCGTCAGCTTCTGTCCTGTAGCCGATCTTGGAAGAAGCGTTGCCATGACCTCAAGATCATCCCAGGAAGGAATGAGGCGCTCCATACCCATTAACGTAATCTGTGTTTTAGGAACGGTGCTGACCATCCGGGCATTGCCTTCATTCTCGAATATTACGACGCTTCCCGTTTCAGCGATTCCGAAATTACAGCCTGTAAGCCCGATATCTGCTTCAAGAAACTTATCACGCAGCTTCCGTCTGGCAAAGCCCGCCAAAATCTTGGTCTCCGGCGGCAGTGTCTCCCCTGCTTCCTTGGACAGCAGGTCGGCAATCTGGTAGCGATTCTTGTGAATAGCCGGAATAATAATATGGGAAGGGGGTTCATTGGCCAGCTGAATAATATATTCACCCAGATCACTTTCGATCGACTCGATCCCGAGCTCTTCAAAGGCCTCATTAATATGGACCTCTTCCGATACCATCGATTTGGATTTCACGACAGACTTGGCTCCCCGGTGCTCCGCAATTTCAATGGCGATCCGGGCAGCATCCTTCGCATCCGGCGCAAAATGAACATGTACCCCTTGCGCACGGGCATTTTCTATGAATTTGCTCAAATAGTAATCTAGATGAGAGATGGTATGCGCCCGAATTAGTCGGCCGCGTTCCCGCCATTCCTCCCAGTTGCCATGCTCTTCGGTTGCAGCCTTTTTGCCGTTTTTCAGCTTTTCCGTCGTAAATTTGACGGCATCAATCAAAAATTCATCCTTGAGGGCTGACTTGGCGCGTTCTTTGACGTTAGACCCCTGCGGTTTGCTCACGGTTCTTCACCCCTTCATACAGAAGTTCCGCCAGATGCAATACGCGAACCGGCTTATCCTGAAATTTCAGATTGCCGCCGATATTGAGCAGACAGCCCATATCTAGGCCAACCAGGACTTCAGCCTCCGTTTCCAGCACATGCTGGCTTTTCTCCTCTACCATGGCTCCGGAGATTTCACTCATCTTAATGGCAAAGGTGCCCCCAAAGCCGCAGCAATCTTCAGCATAGGGAAGCGGAACAAATTCCATTCCTGCTACATGGCTCATCAGCTGCATCGGCTCTTCCTTGATACCCAAAAGTCTTGAGCCATGACAGGAAGGATGATATGTCACCTTGTGCGGAAAATACGCACCGACATCCGTCACGCCCAGCACCTGAACGAGAAACTGTGTGAACTCATATGTTTTTTCTTTCAGACGATTGCTCTTCTCAAATAATACCGCGTCGTTTTCAAACAGTTTAGGATAATAATGATGAACCATGCCCGTACAGGAGCCCGAAGGCACGATCACGAAATCACTGTCGTCAAACGCTTCCAAAATCGTTTTGGCCGAGGCTCTCGCCTCATCCCAATAACCGCTGTTAAAGGCCGGCTGCCCACAGCAAGTCTGCACTTCAGGAAAATGAAGACGGACTCCGTACCGGGCCAACAGACCGGCCATGGCTTCCCCAATCGGCGGGAACAGCGCATCACTGATGCAGGTAATAAAGAGTGATACTTTCATCTCAAGCTTCTCCTCCTTTTGCCTCCATGTCTATACAAGAAGAAATCAATCCCCAATCATTGAATATGACGGGGATTGTTTCCTTCCAAAGAATCGGATGATTGCAAATTCTTTATATTAAATATTAGCGCGTAAATGCTGCCGGTACACCGCCATCAATCGTCAGCATGCAGCCAGTCGTTTTCTCAGCCTTGGAAGATGCGAAGAAGGCGATGCCTTCAGCGACATCCTTCGGATAGATGTTAACCAAAAGTGTCGTTCTGTTGCGGTAGTGCTCCTCAAGCTGATCTGGTTCGATACCGTAAGCAGCCGCACGTTCATTGCGCCATCCCGAGTTCCAGATTGCTGAACCCTGAAGAATGGCGTCCGGCAAAATCGTGTTAACGCGAATGCCATGCTCACCGCCCTCGGCGGCAATACAGCGGGCCAAATGTGCTTCAAGCGCTTTGACAGAGCTGTAAGCTGTTACGTTTTTGCCTGCATATACCGAGTTTTTCGAAGCTACGAAAATCATGCTGCCTCCGAGACCCTGTTCCTTCATTTGCTTGAACGCTTCACGGGCTACGAGGAAATAGCCGGTCCCCAGAACGTTCATGTTCAGATTCCATTCCTTCAGTGAAGTCTCATCAAATGGGCTGGATGTCGCAAGCCCTGCATTGTTGACAATAATGTCCACGCCGCCATAGGTTATTGCTGTTTCTGCCATTGCTGCCAAAACCATGTCCTCGCTCGTCACATCCATCTTAACTGCTTTGGCCCGGCCTTCGCCGTATTGTGCGTTAATTTCGGCCGCGATTTTCTCGGCCCCCTCCAAATTGAGGTCTGCCAGAACGACATGAGCCCCTTCGGAGACAAAGCGGCGGGCCGTTTCACTGCCGATTCCACCTGCGCCGCCAGTAATAAAAGCGATTTTGCGGGAGAATTCCGCCTCTGCAGGTGCCAATGTCAGCTTGTAAAGCTCCAGCGGCCAATATTCTACATTATAGGATTCATTTTCGTTTAGGGACACAAATTCACCAAGAGCTGTTGAGCCCTTCATAACCGCAATCGCCCGGTGGTACAGTGCACCGCTTACTCCTGCCATGGCAAGGCTTTTTCCGGTGTTAACCATACCGATCCCTGGAATCAGGATCACACGCGGCGCTGCTTCGAACATCACATCACCCTCATGCTTGTTGCGGTCGAAGTAAGCTTTATATTCAGCTTTATATGCTTCAATGCCTTGGCGGACGGCTTCCTTGAGTTCTACTGCCCCTTCAGCGGATGGTGTCCAATCCACAAAGAGCGGAGTCCGTTTCGTATGTACCAGATGATCCGGGCAGGCTGCCCCTACCTGAGAAAGCTCCTTGGCATTATTGCTGTTCACGAACTGAAGCACATCATCCCCGGCATCATAAGTACAAATCATTTTCTTGACGTCGCTGACCGCGCCACGTATGACAGGCATAACTTCCGCGAGAATCGCTTTACGCTGCTCTTCTGCGAGCGTTTCCACCCGGCTGCCGCCAAAAACCTGAGGCTCCTGAATGCGGTCGTTAATGTACTGCTCCGCCTTCTGGATCATGGCAATCGTCTGATTGTAGCATGCTTCCGAAGTTTCGCCCCATGTAACCAGACCATGCTTTTCCATAAGTACGAGTTGGGCATTTGGATTATTGCGTACGCCTTCAGCGATCATTTTGGACAACGTAAAGCCCGGACGGATATAAGGCACCCATACAAAAGTGTCGCCATAAATCTCTTTTGCTATCTCTTTACCATTATCGGCGCAGCAAAGACTGATAATCGCATCCGGATGTGTATGATCCACATGCGGATATGGAAGGAATGCATGCAGCAGTGTTTCAATAGATGCTCTCGGATGCTTGCTGTCCATCATGCAGTGCGACAAATACGCGACCATCTCCTCGTCAGGCATTTCAGTGCGCTCGATCAGCGGCTTGATATCTTCCAGACGAAGTCCGGTAAAATGCTGCGCCTTCATCGTTGCCAGATCGGAACCGCTGCCTTTGACCCACATGACTTCCACATCACGACCACGGAAATCTTTTTCAATAGTCTTGAGCGAGGTGTTGCCTCCGCCCCAGTTGCATACGCTCCGGTCGCTGCCGATTAGATTAGAGCGATATACCAGTTCGTCTACCCCCGCTTGCTGTTTGGATGCTTCTTCGTTATTCCACTGGCTTTTTACCATGAATGATTTGCCTCCCGCTTTGTTTGTTTTTATTTGTTTATATTTGTTTTTGATTGAATTTATTTGATTATATCAGATATTTTTTTGTTTTTATACCTATTTTTTAAAATTTTAAAAGATAAAAAAAGACCGCAGCAGCTGCGGTCTCTTGAAAAAGCCTATTTCAGATCCATGGAGTTACAGAATATTACCCGGAGGAGCCGCTGTTTTCGAAACCAGACCCCGGTTCTTTTTCTTACGGTTTGATCTCCAAATCATCAGCGACATAGCCACCCCGGTTCCGGTCAGAATAAACATGGCCAAGCCGCTGATCAACCCGATAACGCCTTGATGCAGGCTTCGAACGCTTATCCCTAGACTGCCGGAGTCCCCCGGGCGCTGAAATTCTCCCGAACGGCCCGACGCAGCAAAGCCACCCTGATACGAAGTCCCCATACTTCCTTTTGCTTGTCCAGAAGAAGTGCCTGAATCCGTACCCGCGGAAGGGGATGTTGCATTCGATGTCCCCTGCTCAATTCCACCGCTACCATTAAAATTTCTGAATGTGTTCATCCCGCCGGATCTCTCAATCCCTGATCGTTTTCCTCCTTCCTCAAAATACATGATCATACCGGTTGCCGATTCGATCAGCAGAAAAACAGTAGCAATAATGCCGATCCAATAATGAATTTTACGGACTTTTTTCATCACTCATATCTCTCCCAACTCTGTTACTTGGATTCATAGAGCTGATTGTAGGGAAAGAGTCTTAACCTTACCTTAAAAGGAGATAAGAATATACCAAAAAGCCCCAAATTCTCATTGGGGCTTTCGCTCGATCGAAGATGTCCCTCCCCTTGGAACAGCGGAAGCGAGTCATCATTAACGATTGCTGCATTCACCGGCAGTAAATGTTGATACATTGTTTAAAGCAGATATTTCAGCGACAGCTAAGGCAATGTACTAAAAAAGCAGCGGCTGCAGCATGCAAAGTAATTTAAACGTTAAACGAATGACAGGTTTCCGGCCAAGGAGCTTCGGGCGGCGTTCCTCAGCTTGGGCAGCAATCCGAGAAACAATGGCGCAAGGGACAGGGACATCACTATATTGTATAGGATTAAGCATTCAGACATGACAATCTTTTTCATATGCAGTTTATTAGCGGGCTTTCGCACGCTTCATCAATATGCCTGCCTGCGGCTTGGCTTTGTGTTCTGTCGGCTTATCCGTCTTATTCTCATCAGGCTTTACTGCAAACAACGTCAGTAGACCGCCAACAGCCCCTATAACCGCCATAATACCGAATAGTACCCAGTGGTTGGTCTTCATCAGCAGGGATACCGCTGGAGGTCCCAATGATACGCCGATAAAACGCATGCTGCTATACAGAGACGTAATGGTTCCTCTCTGCTTCTGCTCGATTCCTTCGGTAATAAGTGCATCCATACATGGAAGCGCTGTGCCGATCCCGGCACCGCAGAGTGAAAAAAATGTAACCACAAAATAAATCTGGCTGCTGAATCCGGTAATGACAAGACCGATGGTCAGAAGGGCCATTCCTATAAATCCGGTCCACTTCATCCGCTTTTTGTTCTTCCCGATGATTTTACCGGCAACAAAAGAAGCCAGACAAAGCACTGCCAGCGGAATCGCAAGCACCAGACCCTTTATAACTCCATGCAGGCCATATTTGCTTTCCAGCGTCTCGGATAAGTAAAAAAGAACACCGAATAAAATAAACATACTGATTCCGCCGACGGTAAAGATCGCGTATAGCCATCTTCCTTTTTCCTTCAGTATACTTTTAGTGTCAGAAAGAAATTGCCGGATGGAGTTATCGTTTTTGTTTTTCTTTTTCGGGGTCTTAACAAAAAACAAGACCAGCAGCAGGGATATGACGCATAGCACCGGAATGCTCAAAAACGGCAAATACCAAAGCACGCTTGCTAAGGCTGCTCCGAGTATGGGACTCAGCACCTTGCCGAACGTATTGGAGGTTTCGATGATCCCAAGACTTTTGCTGACATCATCTTCTTCCTTGAACATATCCCCGACGAGCGGGAGAACGATCGGGAAAGCACCTGCAGCGCCGATTCCTTGAAGGAAACGCCCGCCAAGTATAATCCAGTAAGCGGCAAGCCCATCCGTCATCCAGGCAGCCACGCCGGACAACGCTCCTCCGGCAGCCGCGATAATGAGACTCGGGATGATTACGGTTTTTCGCCCAAAGCGGTCAGATAAGTAGCCTGCAATCGGTATCAAAAGAATGGCCACCACCGCGTAAACAGTTATGAGCATGCTGACCTGAAAAGCGCTGACATGAAGCTGCTGCGATATTTGCGGCAAAATGGGAATCAGCATGGAGTTGCCAAGCGTCATGATCAAAGGAATTGATGCAAGCGCCGCTAAATCCCACTTTTTGTCTTCCATGACAAAACCACCTTTGCGTTCAATAATAACTCGTTATATTGTGGTTTCTTTTGCACGCAACTATGCAGGTTTTAAATGTTAAGCGTTTCTTTCGCTCCAAATCTCATGAAATGCTTTCAATTGCTGCAAGCCATTTTGCTTGCACCAGTCTGCATTATCCGGTTTGACGATCTGAACCTCGTATACAAATGCGCATAAAAAAGCCATCATGACCTGATAAGCAACACGCCGGGCCCGCGGGCGAACCTCCATGGACAGCTCGTAGCCATACCCCTTCAAAAAGTCCGGCTGATTTTCATAAACAATAAATTCATATTCACGATCCGCATATACAGCCCGGTCCGCATCAATTAGTGCAGCGATATGCAGTTCTCCGTCTTCATCCCGGCTGACCAGCACATTGGGATCCCACAAATCATTATGTACGAGCGAGGGCACTGTAATGTCATCAAACAACGAACGGTTATCACGAAAAACGGCTGTGAACTCATTTAAGACTTGGTCCTCAAAAACGTGATGCTCCCTGCATCTTTCAGCCACTTCCGCAGCCAGCTCCACCAGCATACCGCTCCACTTTTCATAGCCACGGATTGATCCGTCCGGCTGCGGCCATCCGAAACAATCGGATGTAATCGCATGTAATTGCCGTGTATGCTCGCCAAGCTCTTCCTTCAGGCGGCTGTACTCCGCCGGAGAAATAGATGGATCATTCAGTTGTACACTCTCGATGAATTCGATCAATAAGTACGGTCTGGCAATCAAATTGCCTGTTTCATCATACCGGATGACGCGTGAGCT
Encoded here:
- a CDS encoding DeoR/GlpR family DNA-binding transcription regulator, whose protein sequence is MLVAERYDKIVGLVNERGSIRVSELSELCGVTEETIRRDLDRLEQQGKVRRSHGGAVSVKEAQAETPYFEREVMHQEEKKRIARAAVALIEPYDRIALDASSTAWYMASILPDIPLTVLTNSIKVALELSSKEKIEVISTGGSLASKSLSYVGPMAERSLEAYYVDKAFVSCKGVHPERGISESNELQAMVKHKLIKQAASVYILADASKIGVQAFTHVAGWEEIDVVITDSHIGAGDARLLREKELKLIVAEEL
- a CDS encoding lactate utilization protein, whose protein sequence is MSKSDPEFLSKLSRESQAAEKLFIGNIATRLGRSAISPAPEHPFRGAPEFWTSYELGREEQIARFMDNWQAAGGFTERLAAMSDLPEVIARILRELNAGSTIRQNLPELEQLGLEEQLPELRDAAWDGLEAEDSLRTAEQADAGIVLADFAVAYTGSIVVTSSSEKGRSVSLLPNILIAVIQADRMHTRLGEVMSRIASVPGEQFPAGVHFISGPSRSSDIENDLTIGVHGPGVAFALIVG
- a CDS encoding LutB/LldF family L-lactate oxidation iron-sulfur protein; amino-acid sequence: MSKPQGSNVKERAKSALKDEFLIDAVKFTTEKLKNGKKAATEEHGNWEEWRERGRLIRAHTISHLDYYLSKFIENARAQGVHVHFAPDAKDAARIAIEIAEHRGAKSVVKSKSMVSEEVHINEAFEELGIESIESDLGEYIIQLANEPPSHIIIPAIHKNRYQIADLLSKEAGETLPPETKILAGFARRKLRDKFLEADIGLTGCNFGIAETGSVVIFENEGNARMVSTVPKTQITLMGMERLIPSWDDLEVMATLLPRSATGQKLTVYMSGITGPRREHDGDGPEEMHIIIVDNGRSLQLGDPEFQELLNCIRCGACLNACPVYRHIGGHSYPGTYSGPIGAVLTPALNKNTQEWHDVANASSLCGACYEACPVKIPLHDMLVYLRNRKVERGYTAAGEKMAMKGFKMLMGSHKLFRKAVKAGQIGQKLIVRDGYIRSQLGPLKGWTAYRHIPALPKRSFREQWPGLSAEIERSIQPMPSEMEARMEEIVQARKKGGGHA
- a CDS encoding (Fe-S)-binding protein, producing MKVSLFITCISDALFPPIGEAMAGLLARYGVRLHFPEVQTCCGQPAFNSGYWDEARASAKTILEAFDDSDFVIVPSGSCTGMVHHYYPKLFENDAVLFEKSNRLKEKTYEFTQFLVQVLGVTDVGAYFPHKVTYHPSCHGSRLLGIKEEPMQLMSHVAGMEFVPLPYAEDCCGFGGTFAIKMSEISGAMVEEKSQHVLETEAEVLVGLDMGCLLNIGGNLKFQDKPVRVLHLAELLYEGVKNREQTAGV
- a CDS encoding bifunctional aldolase/short-chain dehydrogenase; the protein is MVKSQWNNEEASKQQAGVDELVYRSNLIGSDRSVCNWGGGNTSLKTIEKDFRGRDVEVMWVKGSGSDLATMKAQHFTGLRLEDIKPLIERTEMPDEEMVAYLSHCMMDSKHPRASIETLLHAFLPYPHVDHTHPDAIISLCCADNGKEIAKEIYGDTFVWVPYIRPGFTLSKMIAEGVRNNPNAQLVLMEKHGLVTWGETSEACYNQTIAMIQKAEQYINDRIQEPQVFGGSRVETLAEEQRKAILAEVMPVIRGAVSDVKKMICTYDAGDDVLQFVNSNNAKELSQVGAACPDHLVHTKRTPLFVDWTPSAEGAVELKEAVRQGIEAYKAEYKAYFDRNKHEGDVMFEAAPRVILIPGIGMVNTGKSLAMAGVSGALYHRAIAVMKGSTALGEFVSLNENESYNVEYWPLELYKLTLAPAEAEFSRKIAFITGGAGGIGSETARRFVSEGAHVVLADLNLEGAEKIAAEINAQYGEGRAKAVKMDVTSEDMVLAAMAETAITYGGVDIIVNNAGLATSSPFDETSLKEWNLNMNVLGTGYFLVAREAFKQMKEQGLGGSMIFVASKNSVYAGKNVTAYSSVKALEAHLARCIAAEGGEHGIRVNTILPDAILQGSAIWNSGWRNERAAAYGIEPDQLEEHYRNRTTLLVNIYPKDVAEGIAFFASSKAEKTTGCMLTIDGGVPAAFTR
- a CDS encoding MFS transporter; translation: MEDKKWDLAALASIPLIMTLGNSMLIPILPQISQQLHVSAFQVSMLITVYAVVAILLIPIAGYLSDRFGRKTVIIPSLIIAAAGGALSGVAAWMTDGLAAYWIILGGRFLQGIGAAGAFPIVLPLVGDMFKEEDDVSKSLGIIETSNTFGKVLSPILGAALASVLWYLPFLSIPVLCVISLLLVLFFVKTPKKKNKNDNSIRQFLSDTKSILKEKGRWLYAIFTVGGISMFILFGVLFYLSETLESKYGLHGVIKGLVLAIPLAVLCLASFVAGKIIGKNKKRMKWTGFIGMALLTIGLVITGFSSQIYFVVTFFSLCGAGIGTALPCMDALITEGIEQKQRGTITSLYSSMRFIGVSLGPPAVSLLMKTNHWVLFGIMAVIGAVGGLLTLFAVKPDENKTDKPTEHKAKPQAGILMKRAKAR
- a CDS encoding phosphotransferase family protein, which translates into the protein MSSSKENQISSLYAPVTHEQILSIARDTFGEGCKVKQISLLKGGQFNTTYVFETESPQGKWVLRLAPVEHAHLYSFEKKMMAVEPYIYGLLQAEDIPSSRVIRYDETGNLIARPYLLIEFIESVQLNDPSISPAEYSRLKEELGEHTRQLHAITSDCFGWPQPDGSIRGYEKWSGMLVELAAEVAERCREHHVFEDQVLNEFTAVFRDNRSLFDDITVPSLVHNDLWDPNVLVSRDEDGELHIAALIDADRAVYADREYEFIVYENQPDFLKGYGYELSMEVRPRARRVAYQVMMAFLCAFVYEVQIVKPDNADWCKQNGLQQLKAFHEIWSERNA